The Amycolatopsis mongoliensis genome includes a window with the following:
- a CDS encoding DUF3024 domain-containing protein — protein MTVIPELAMRQIERWCAQRVPEDLKDRLRVECRTLGRTVAIVEWRAGDPEWTEREIARLHLDEFGIWSMLRSDGDGGWLADPDGPVASTPPPLLAEI, from the coding sequence ATGACCGTGATTCCGGAACTCGCGATGCGCCAGATCGAACGGTGGTGCGCCCAGCGGGTTCCCGAGGACCTCAAGGACCGTCTGCGGGTCGAGTGCCGGACGCTCGGCCGGACGGTCGCGATCGTCGAGTGGCGGGCCGGCGATCCGGAGTGGACCGAACGGGAGATCGCCCGGCTGCACCTCGACGAGTTCGGGATCTGGTCGATGCTGCGGTCCGATGGCGACGGCGGGTGGCTGGCCGATCCGGACGGGCCCGTCGCCAGCACGCCGCCGCCGTTGCTGGCCGAGATCTGA
- a CDS encoding AAA family ATPase, giving the protein MPRLIHLNGPSGIGKSTIARTYAERHPGVLNLDTDRVVCLIGGWRDTFFQTFKAAQLLTLAMAETHLRSGHDVVMPQLATRVVDIQAFEDAAKRCDAEYREILLTAGKSVAAARFADRAADGDAVTKGIDHVLNERGGTAVVERIHDQLTAYLPQRPDCVVVPTDRRAPGQTYADVVALLDGVRSA; this is encoded by the coding sequence GTGCCGAGACTGATCCACTTGAACGGGCCGTCCGGGATCGGGAAGTCGACGATCGCGCGGACCTACGCCGAGCGGCATCCGGGGGTGCTCAACCTCGACACCGACCGGGTCGTCTGTCTCATCGGCGGCTGGCGGGACACCTTCTTCCAGACCTTCAAAGCCGCCCAGCTGCTCACCCTCGCCATGGCCGAGACGCACCTGCGGAGCGGGCACGACGTCGTCATGCCGCAGCTCGCCACCCGCGTGGTCGACATCCAGGCCTTCGAAGACGCCGCGAAACGCTGCGACGCCGAGTACCGGGAAATCCTGCTGACCGCGGGCAAGTCCGTCGCCGCAGCCCGGTTCGCCGATCGCGCCGCGGACGGTGACGCCGTCACCAAGGGGATCGACCACGTCCTCAACGAACGCGGCGGCACTGCCGTGGTCGAGCGGATCCACGACCAGCTCACCGCCTACCTCCCGCAGCGGCCGGACTGCGTCGTCGTGCCGACCGACAGGCGCGCACCCGGCCAGACCTACGCGGACGTCGTCGCGCTGCTCGACGGGGTTCGGAGCGCCTGA
- a CDS encoding 3'-5' exonuclease, with amino-acid sequence MIESLPLSGPSGCPALGFDFTAVEIRTTGLRPGHIVELAAVRVRSDGAVAGEFTTLVDPGRAVSPGSAFVHGITREELTGAPPFGAVLGPLLDLCAGSVVVAHNLPFVASFLNAEAARLGVRVPASPGACTLAAAQAVIALPNYRLATVAHAFGVPGTPAQPALTGARTAAQLAVTLFGRHGLTFAVRPAFPTLPRYAASAGLRSRPSEPSADLGWMSGVVERITIGASAGDPVTAYAYLDLLAGAVADAHLTHDEVWALAALATEAGLPDAQVRAAHEQFVAALREVAEGDGVVTTAEARELHQVATALGVAELVSDLRSTGGDRPTRVLVLGTTVAADRFRARVLSEGVQLAKKLTSTVTHLVRDDTVSAQEPRLARAAEHGAMVLAIDTAPVALGFEAAPSVERSVERPPVTRPVVTPAVPRPAAPLPRPSPQSAVVAPARTPKVLGGRILMAVGLLLMFIVVLAMFGGTPLAAGIFLAVLGVGALLGGWWLAEPAPR; translated from the coding sequence GTGATCGAATCTCTTCCGCTGTCCGGGCCCAGCGGCTGTCCCGCGCTCGGATTCGACTTCACCGCTGTCGAAATTCGGACGACAGGTCTGCGTCCGGGGCACATCGTGGAACTCGCCGCGGTGCGTGTCCGGTCGGACGGTGCTGTCGCCGGAGAGTTCACGACGCTGGTCGATCCCGGTCGTGCGGTGTCGCCGGGGTCGGCTTTCGTGCACGGCATCACGCGGGAGGAACTCACCGGCGCGCCGCCGTTCGGTGCGGTCCTCGGGCCGCTGCTGGATCTGTGTGCCGGCAGCGTGGTTGTGGCGCACAACCTGCCCTTTGTGGCGAGCTTCCTCAACGCGGAAGCCGCCCGCCTCGGAGTTCGGGTCCCGGCTTCGCCCGGCGCGTGCACGCTCGCCGCGGCACAGGCCGTCATCGCCTTGCCGAACTACCGGCTCGCTACGGTGGCCCACGCCTTCGGTGTACCGGGCACACCAGCGCAGCCGGCGCTGACCGGCGCGCGTACCGCCGCGCAGCTGGCGGTCACGCTTTTCGGTCGGCATGGCCTGACGTTTGCGGTGAGGCCCGCGTTCCCGACACTGCCGAGGTATGCGGCTTCCGCCGGCCTCCGGTCGCGCCCGAGCGAGCCGTCGGCCGACCTGGGCTGGATGTCCGGCGTGGTCGAGCGGATCACGATCGGCGCGTCCGCCGGAGATCCGGTGACCGCGTACGCCTACTTGGATCTGCTCGCCGGAGCCGTTGCCGATGCGCACCTGACGCACGACGAGGTATGGGCACTGGCCGCTCTGGCGACCGAGGCGGGGCTTCCCGATGCGCAGGTACGCGCAGCTCACGAGCAGTTCGTGGCCGCACTGCGTGAGGTCGCCGAGGGGGACGGGGTCGTGACTACCGCCGAAGCTCGTGAACTCCACCAGGTGGCGACCGCGCTCGGTGTGGCCGAGCTCGTCTCGGACCTGCGGTCCACAGGTGGGGACAGGCCGACGCGGGTCCTTGTGCTCGGTACCACCGTGGCAGCGGACCGGTTTCGCGCTCGTGTGCTCTCGGAAGGCGTGCAGCTCGCCAAGAAGCTGACTTCTACCGTGACGCACCTCGTTCGGGACGACACGGTTTCGGCGCAGGAACCGAGGTTGGCACGAGCGGCAGAGCACGGTGCCATGGTCCTCGCCATCGATACGGCGCCGGTCGCACTGGGCTTCGAGGCTGCGCCGAGCGTTGAACGCTCCGTCGAACGCCCACCGGTGACGCGGCCGGTCGTCACTCCTGCTGTTCCTCGTCCTGCGGCGCCGCTGCCCAGGCCATCGCCGCAGTCGGCCGTCGTTGCACCGGCACGCACGCCGAAGGTGCTCGGCGGCCGGATCCTGATGGCTGTCGGCCTGCTGCTGATGTTCATCGTCGTGCTCGCGATGTTCGGCGGCACCCCGCTGGCGGCGGGGATCTTCCTGGCGGTCCTGGGCGTCGGCGCGCTGCTCGGCGGGTGGTGGCTCGCCGAGCCGGCGCCGCGGTGA
- a CDS encoding excalibur calcium-binding domain-containing protein, with amino-acid sequence MHPSDQGQSRAKRRFPNWLKIILAVFAVLFLLGAIFGKAPEEHPTAAPAAPTSDSTTTTTTPAPVTYTVASVTDAANFDVVANDGKRRTVHVQDVTTTGAAGDCFGAETVAWAGTKLIGTVVRLGADSASGVTVALADGQDYATLAVSNGYLKATGSALAAAETAARQAVKGFWGPPCNGSITLAEPAPQPDPQPTSAPPAPATKAAPKPPRTTVADPPAPKPDKSVYYKNCAEAKAAGVTPIHRGQPGYRSGLDRDGDGTACDKE; translated from the coding sequence ATGCATCCGTCCGACCAGGGGCAGTCGCGCGCGAAGAGGCGCTTTCCGAACTGGCTCAAGATCATATTGGCAGTATTTGCCGTCTTGTTCCTTCTCGGCGCGATTTTCGGGAAGGCTCCAGAGGAGCACCCCACTGCGGCGCCAGCCGCACCCACGAGCGACAGCACCACCACGACCACCACGCCCGCCCCGGTCACCTATACCGTCGCGAGCGTGACGGACGCCGCGAACTTCGACGTCGTGGCCAATGACGGAAAGCGCCGGACGGTGCACGTCCAAGACGTCACCACAACCGGGGCGGCCGGCGACTGCTTCGGCGCGGAAACGGTGGCCTGGGCCGGCACCAAGCTCATCGGCACCGTGGTCCGACTCGGCGCAGACAGCGCATCCGGCGTCACTGTGGCGCTGGCCGACGGCCAGGACTACGCCACTTTGGCCGTGTCGAACGGATACCTCAAGGCCACCGGTTCCGCGTTGGCGGCGGCCGAAACGGCCGCCCGTCAGGCCGTGAAGGGGTTCTGGGGCCCGCCGTGCAACGGATCGATCACCCTCGCGGAGCCCGCACCGCAACCCGATCCTCAACCGACTTCGGCACCGCCCGCACCGGCCACGAAGGCGGCGCCCAAGCCGCCCCGGACGACCGTGGCGGATCCGCCGGCCCCGAAACCGGACAAGAGCGTCTACTACAAGAACTGCGCGGAAGCGAAGGCCGCAGGCGTCACACCCATTCACCGGGGGCAGCCGGGATACCGTTCCGGACTCGATCGTGACGGTGACGGAACGGCCTGCGACAAGGAATGA
- a CDS encoding AAA domain-containing protein — MTAQLDTGRIDAVAVKAAEWRRNLIDLSFRNTLLYFKNTKQGCLDLTAAEPAALGELVAGGKVRLSKLVPEPDKLRDACGRAKSLGKRIQLFEEEQGVDVGHVAFGLVRTVSGQRRGAVPVPPLRAPLLLRPVVVKARTTSESDYTLELTDEPELNPVLLHALNEQHGVDSEGLADRLAQVIDGTSDHTTQMERAHARLAEVAAVHGIELQLEQAVVVGTFNYEKLPMVEDLANATELLASHDLVAAMAGFIPAHESLAGEFRPPAVDSVRPADEFLVQDADSSQHRAIMTALSGRHVFIEGPPGTGKSQTIANIIAGAAATGKKVLFVAEKRAAIEAVLNRLAAVELDGLMFDLHQRKINKREVAQQLASSLDRMAKEPPVGVEALHGRLVAARQRLLDHTRELHTRRQPWGVSAYEVRSRLLDLPPGGDIRGAFRGNHLRALDAAVVTELEQTIQEFVEAGGLRILRRETPWCNTQVRTPDEAEAVLVQLDQVANQTLKRSQHGMYRLVARVGLRQPQDFAGWDHVLQLLDGVSRSVQAFGPAIFGTQLDDFVQATADRSTRARYSRKLSWGRRRALVNQLRTMSSAGLTKKRDLHAALAAVTGQRQRWRELGGQDVAPAEIIGLDQVVHEYGEMRRQLAAVALSARWPELDSGPAPEVEQRLAALADDKDMLFLMPRLNALLDRFRQIGLDPLLTEIAGKNLRPDDAWRAFERIWLSSIEDDFKLRIPALGQFVAERHSRTAADFREADREHFTTAARRVRRQVARRAREAQDTYPDQAQILKKQASLKTRHMPTRKLVEKTSDVLLSLRPCWAMSPLVVSRMLPAERLFDLVIFDEASQIRPHDAITSIMRGERLVVAGDEKQLPPSNFFDRAIAVDDEDDEDDGDLSDYESILTALRPIMPATEMLRWHYRSTDERLIAFSNREIYRNNLVTFPGAQRDTPVTLVTVAGEASPGQNGSAPAEVDRVVELIMEHARTRPGESLGVITPGVKHQARVEQRLNQARREHPDLDEFFSDEEELGRRFFVKNLESVQGDERDAIILTVGVARTAAGKINRTAFGILNRKDSERRVNVAVTRAKRRMTVVASFTHSDLAPSDEVTGTELLRRYLDFATHLQIDHVGRPDDLPLNGFERSIRDALVERGVPVHPQWGFSGYRIDFALEHRDQPGRMVLAVEADGDRYHRSHSARDRDRLRQAHLENLGWRFHRVWSSAWFANPAQEVDNIVVAWHQAMAEADAVAAVVPERTPPPRPADPPPASVRGPRPRVPAGLAIQEYSERQLIEICRWHMSDGLLLDRDERLRQVMAELGFQRRGPRIVAALGRAIEIAQRLADKEEN, encoded by the coding sequence ATGACCGCGCAGCTGGACACCGGCCGAATCGACGCCGTTGCCGTCAAAGCGGCGGAGTGGCGTCGCAACCTCATCGACCTGAGCTTTCGTAACACCCTCCTCTACTTCAAGAACACCAAGCAGGGCTGCCTCGACCTTACGGCGGCCGAGCCGGCAGCCCTGGGGGAACTCGTGGCTGGTGGAAAGGTCCGGTTGAGCAAGCTGGTGCCGGAGCCCGACAAGCTCAGAGACGCCTGCGGGCGAGCGAAGAGCCTCGGGAAGCGGATCCAGCTTTTCGAAGAGGAACAGGGCGTCGACGTCGGCCATGTCGCGTTCGGGCTGGTGCGCACCGTCTCCGGCCAGCGCCGCGGAGCAGTACCGGTACCTCCGCTGCGTGCACCGCTGCTGCTCCGGCCGGTCGTGGTCAAGGCGAGGACCACTTCGGAGAGCGACTACACCCTGGAGCTCACCGACGAACCGGAGCTGAACCCCGTCCTGCTGCACGCACTCAACGAGCAGCACGGCGTGGACAGCGAGGGACTCGCCGACCGGCTGGCGCAGGTGATCGACGGCACGTCCGATCACACGACGCAGATGGAGCGAGCGCACGCACGGCTGGCCGAGGTCGCGGCGGTGCACGGGATCGAACTGCAGCTGGAGCAGGCCGTCGTGGTCGGCACGTTCAACTACGAGAAGCTGCCGATGGTGGAAGACCTGGCCAACGCGACCGAGCTGCTGGCCTCGCACGACCTGGTCGCGGCTATGGCCGGGTTCATCCCGGCTCACGAGTCACTCGCCGGCGAGTTCCGTCCGCCAGCGGTCGACTCGGTGCGCCCCGCCGACGAGTTCCTGGTCCAGGACGCCGATTCCTCGCAGCACCGGGCGATCATGACTGCGCTTTCGGGGCGCCACGTCTTCATCGAAGGCCCGCCCGGCACCGGGAAGAGCCAGACGATCGCGAACATCATCGCCGGGGCCGCCGCGACGGGGAAGAAGGTGCTGTTCGTCGCCGAGAAGCGCGCCGCGATCGAGGCGGTCCTCAACCGGCTTGCGGCCGTGGAGCTGGACGGCCTCATGTTCGACCTGCACCAGCGGAAGATCAACAAAAGGGAGGTCGCCCAGCAGCTGGCCAGCAGCCTGGACCGCATGGCGAAGGAGCCGCCGGTTGGCGTCGAGGCTTTGCACGGCCGCCTGGTTGCTGCGCGGCAGCGGCTGCTTGATCACACGCGCGAGCTGCACACCCGGCGGCAGCCGTGGGGCGTGAGTGCTTACGAGGTCCGGAGCCGGTTGCTCGACCTGCCGCCGGGCGGGGACATCCGCGGCGCTTTCCGCGGCAACCACCTGCGCGCGCTCGATGCGGCTGTCGTCACCGAGCTCGAGCAAACGATTCAAGAGTTCGTCGAGGCCGGCGGGCTGCGGATCCTTCGTCGGGAGACACCTTGGTGCAACACACAGGTCAGGACTCCGGATGAGGCGGAAGCAGTGCTGGTCCAGCTCGACCAGGTTGCCAACCAGACCCTGAAGCGGAGCCAGCACGGTATGTACCGGCTCGTGGCCCGGGTGGGGTTGCGGCAACCGCAGGACTTCGCCGGCTGGGATCACGTGCTCCAGCTGCTCGACGGCGTCTCCCGGAGCGTGCAGGCCTTCGGACCGGCGATCTTCGGTACTCAGCTGGACGATTTCGTCCAAGCGACGGCGGACCGGTCGACAAGGGCGCGGTACTCGCGAAAGCTGTCATGGGGCCGCCGCCGGGCACTGGTCAACCAGCTTCGGACGATGTCGAGCGCCGGCTTGACCAAGAAGCGTGATCTGCACGCCGCACTGGCGGCCGTGACCGGGCAACGGCAGCGATGGCGGGAACTCGGTGGCCAGGATGTGGCCCCGGCCGAGATCATCGGGCTCGACCAGGTAGTGCACGAATACGGCGAGATGCGCCGGCAGCTGGCAGCGGTCGCGTTGTCGGCCCGCTGGCCTGAACTGGATTCCGGGCCTGCGCCTGAAGTGGAGCAGCGGCTCGCGGCGTTGGCCGACGACAAGGACATGCTGTTCTTGATGCCGCGGCTCAACGCGCTGCTCGACCGCTTCCGTCAGATCGGGCTCGACCCGCTGCTCACCGAGATCGCGGGCAAGAACCTGCGGCCTGACGACGCCTGGCGAGCGTTCGAACGCATCTGGCTCTCGTCGATCGAAGACGACTTCAAGCTCCGGATTCCAGCACTCGGCCAGTTCGTGGCCGAACGGCATAGCCGCACCGCGGCAGACTTCCGTGAGGCGGACCGGGAACACTTCACGACCGCGGCGCGGCGAGTCCGCAGGCAGGTGGCCAGGCGCGCTCGCGAAGCGCAGGACACCTATCCGGACCAAGCGCAGATCCTCAAGAAGCAGGCCAGCCTGAAGACACGGCACATGCCAACCCGGAAGCTCGTCGAGAAGACGTCCGACGTGCTGCTTTCGCTCCGGCCGTGTTGGGCGATGTCGCCCTTGGTGGTGAGTCGGATGCTCCCCGCCGAACGGCTCTTCGACCTGGTGATCTTCGACGAGGCAAGCCAGATCCGACCGCACGACGCGATCACCTCGATCATGCGCGGGGAGCGGCTCGTTGTGGCCGGCGATGAGAAGCAGCTTCCGCCGTCGAACTTCTTCGACCGCGCCATCGCGGTCGACGACGAGGACGACGAGGACGACGGCGACCTTTCGGACTACGAATCGATCCTGACCGCCTTGCGGCCGATCATGCCGGCAACGGAGATGCTGCGCTGGCACTACCGGAGCACCGACGAACGGCTGATCGCGTTCTCGAACCGGGAGATCTACCGCAACAACCTGGTGACGTTCCCGGGCGCTCAGCGGGACACCCCGGTCACGCTCGTGACCGTCGCCGGTGAGGCGTCGCCCGGGCAAAATGGTTCGGCCCCGGCCGAAGTCGACCGGGTGGTCGAGCTGATCATGGAACACGCCCGGACCCGACCCGGGGAGAGCCTCGGTGTCATCACTCCTGGCGTCAAGCACCAGGCCCGGGTGGAGCAGCGCCTGAACCAGGCTCGCCGGGAACATCCCGACCTCGACGAGTTCTTCTCTGACGAGGAGGAGCTCGGCCGCAGGTTCTTCGTGAAGAACCTGGAGAGCGTCCAGGGTGACGAGCGTGACGCGATCATCCTCACGGTCGGAGTCGCCCGGACCGCTGCCGGCAAGATCAACCGCACGGCGTTCGGCATCCTCAACCGGAAGGACAGCGAACGACGCGTCAACGTCGCCGTCACCCGTGCAAAGCGGCGAATGACCGTAGTGGCGTCGTTCACTCACAGCGACCTCGCGCCTTCGGACGAGGTGACCGGGACCGAGCTGCTTCGCCGTTACCTGGATTTCGCGACCCACCTGCAGATCGACCATGTCGGCCGTCCGGACGACCTGCCGCTGAACGGTTTCGAGCGGTCGATCCGTGACGCGCTGGTGGAGCGCGGTGTCCCCGTCCATCCGCAGTGGGGCTTTTCGGGCTATCGCATCGACTTCGCCCTCGAGCACCGGGACCAGCCGGGGCGGATGGTGCTGGCCGTCGAAGCCGACGGTGATCGTTACCATCGGTCTCACAGCGCCCGCGACCGGGATCGGCTTCGCCAGGCGCACCTGGAAAACCTCGGTTGGCGGTTCCACCGCGTCTGGTCTTCGGCGTGGTTCGCGAACCCGGCGCAGGAGGTCGACAACATCGTCGTGGCCTGGCACCAGGCGATGGCGGAGGCCGACGCCGTGGCCGCGGTCGTGCCGGAACGCACGCCACCGCCCCGGCCTGCGGATCCGCCACCGGCCTCCGTCCGAGGGCCGCGGCCGCGGGTGCCGGCCGGGCTGGCCATCCAGGAGTACAGCGAGCGGCAACTCATCGAGATCTGCCGCTGGCACATGAGCGACGGCCTGCTACTCGACCGTGATGAGCGGCTTCGGCAGGTGATGGCCGAACTGGGTTTCCAGCGCCGTGGCCCACGCATCGTCGCGGCGTTGGGCCGGGCCATCGAGATCGCGCAGCGCCTTGCTGACAAAGAGGAGAACTGA
- a CDS encoding helicase-associated domain-containing protein, translating to MTTADELLGRLAALDREGLAKVLAHRPDVLHEPWPRRLDVVAARLASPQSVNDAVLGLSLPQVQVLGAAQLCHALGSRPTPVGEIARLLGTTTGTIESFLDELAERALLWHDPDGVRLLDLLHKNNFSAEGLGQPVAELLGEIGRSRAAQLSRALGLPEGRQELVRFYRDGDRVRELFRAAPEPTRKLLQDMADGVPEADGILPFHIAEGWAFDHGFLFGTYYGSAAMPIEVSLALRGPEYQLPFTPEEPEYAVTHVGAESAEATSSAAALRLLDRVSAVLELAGAEPFPLLKDGTIGARLVKKVAKETGATPAEIELAIDLAAQAGLLLADEPPPPRRGQKAPPPTLAPDPDLARPAPALLYRLLLTTWWEPAPPEYETDVVALVRRLVVRLLARLEPGAAIADADALARLAEWHAPMLPTDDLAGHVRDALSESELLGVVAHGAVTSAGRALLDEEKLVEVTDELVARARTTALFGTDLTAIVPGSPDARLAASLDRVADRESQGTATSWRFSPATVRRAFDQGATAAELLDELAAIAAGELPQPLVYLVNDVARRHGEAQVFDIASVVVGEPAVLAELAAHRKLAKLGLRAVAPTVLTSTVDAASTLDALRGAGYAPTHHAADGSIVLPAREPAEPKVVVRDADPGELPPDPLDHAERLLAAPASGPHLLRGQLARAMSDRYAGRLTPKQQQLCWQLEAGIPADVGYQADDGPTRLVIAYPELDGDVLDVWSLGDRAYRRLELARIDLS from the coding sequence ATGACCACCGCCGACGAACTGCTCGGCAGGCTCGCCGCCCTGGATCGTGAGGGGCTGGCGAAAGTGCTGGCCCACCGACCGGACGTGCTGCACGAACCGTGGCCGCGGCGGCTCGACGTCGTCGCCGCCCGGCTCGCGTCCCCGCAGTCCGTGAACGATGCCGTGCTCGGGTTGTCGTTGCCGCAGGTGCAGGTCCTGGGTGCCGCGCAGCTGTGCCACGCGCTCGGGTCGCGGCCGACGCCCGTCGGCGAGATCGCGCGGCTGCTCGGCACCACCACCGGGACCATCGAGTCCTTTTTGGACGAACTCGCCGAGCGCGCTCTGCTGTGGCACGACCCCGACGGCGTCCGGCTCCTGGACCTCCTGCACAAGAACAACTTCAGCGCCGAGGGCCTCGGTCAGCCGGTCGCGGAGCTGCTCGGGGAGATCGGCCGGAGCCGCGCTGCGCAGCTGTCCCGGGCTCTCGGGCTCCCTGAAGGCCGGCAGGAGCTCGTCCGCTTCTACCGCGACGGCGACCGCGTGCGCGAGCTGTTCCGCGCCGCCCCCGAGCCGACGCGGAAGCTGTTGCAGGACATGGCCGACGGCGTTCCCGAGGCCGACGGGATACTGCCGTTCCACATCGCCGAAGGCTGGGCGTTCGACCACGGTTTCCTGTTCGGCACCTACTACGGCAGCGCGGCGATGCCGATCGAGGTGTCGCTCGCCCTGCGCGGCCCCGAGTACCAGCTGCCGTTCACACCCGAAGAACCGGAGTACGCCGTCACGCACGTCGGCGCCGAGTCGGCCGAAGCCACGTCGTCGGCCGCGGCGCTGCGGCTGCTCGACCGCGTCTCGGCCGTCCTCGAACTCGCCGGCGCGGAGCCGTTTCCGCTGCTCAAGGACGGCACGATCGGTGCGCGGCTCGTCAAGAAGGTCGCCAAGGAGACCGGCGCGACGCCCGCGGAGATCGAGCTGGCCATCGACCTCGCGGCGCAGGCCGGACTGCTCCTGGCCGACGAGCCGCCTCCGCCGCGCCGCGGCCAGAAGGCGCCACCGCCCACGCTCGCGCCGGACCCCGACCTCGCCCGGCCCGCGCCGGCACTGCTCTACCGCCTGCTGCTGACGACCTGGTGGGAACCGGCGCCGCCGGAGTACGAGACCGACGTCGTCGCGCTGGTGCGACGCCTCGTCGTGCGGCTGCTCGCGCGGCTCGAGCCCGGCGCCGCGATCGCCGACGCCGACGCGCTCGCCCGGCTCGCCGAGTGGCACGCGCCGATGCTGCCGACCGACGACCTCGCCGGCCACGTGCGGGACGCGCTTTCCGAGTCGGAGCTCCTCGGCGTCGTCGCGCACGGCGCCGTCACCTCGGCGGGCCGGGCCCTGCTCGACGAAGAAAAGCTGGTCGAAGTCACCGACGAGCTGGTCGCCCGCGCGCGGACGACGGCGTTGTTCGGCACCGACCTGACCGCGATCGTGCCCGGGTCGCCGGACGCCCGGCTCGCCGCGTCGCTCGACCGCGTCGCCGACCGCGAGAGCCAGGGCACCGCGACCAGCTGGCGGTTCTCCCCGGCGACCGTCCGGCGGGCCTTCGACCAGGGCGCGACGGCCGCCGAGCTGCTCGACGAGCTGGCCGCGATCGCCGCGGGCGAGCTGCCGCAACCGCTGGTGTACCTGGTCAACGACGTCGCGCGGCGCCACGGTGAGGCGCAGGTGTTCGACATCGCGAGCGTCGTCGTCGGCGAACCCGCCGTCCTCGCCGAGCTGGCCGCGCACCGCAAGCTCGCGAAACTCGGCCTGCGCGCGGTGGCGCCGACCGTCCTCACGTCCACAGTGGACGCTGCCAGCACGCTCGATGCGTTGCGCGGAGCCGGATACGCACCGACCCACCACGCCGCCGACGGCAGCATCGTGCTGCCCGCCCGCGAACCGGCCGAGCCGAAGGTCGTCGTCCGCGACGCCGACCCCGGCGAGCTGCCGCCCGATCCGCTCGACCACGCCGAGCGGCTGCTCGCGGCGCCGGCGAGCGGCCCGCACCTGCTGCGCGGGCAGCTCGCGCGGGCGATGAGCGACCGCTACGCGGGACGTCTCACGCCGAAGCAGCAACAACTGTGCTGGCAGCTCGAAGCCGGGATCCCGGCGGACGTCGGGTACCAGGCGGACGACGGTCCCACCCGGCTGGTGATCGCGTACCCGGAGCTCGACGGGGACGTCCTGGACGTCTGGTCACTCGGCGACCGCGCGTACCGGCGGCTCGAGCTGGCGAGGATCGACCTGAGCTAG
- a CDS encoding class F sortase, with translation MRHPRLWPAVTAVVAALGSVLVVASVLAFSPHPPEEVAPPSATPVEIAPSTTATPSGDGLPAAKPASLSIPAIGVRTDVLKDLGLTSGGELEVPGDATTVGWFTGAPSPGEAGPAVLAAHVDYKHVPGAFSRLKELHPDEQVRVGRSDGRTAVFTVYRVDRYAKAEFPTDQVYGDTAGPELRLITCGGEFDRSSGNYLDNVVVYARLTGVEA, from the coding sequence TTGAGGCACCCGCGCCTGTGGCCGGCGGTCACGGCGGTCGTCGCCGCGCTCGGCTCGGTCCTGGTGGTGGCCTCCGTCCTCGCCTTCTCGCCGCACCCGCCGGAGGAGGTCGCCCCACCGTCCGCCACGCCTGTCGAGATCGCGCCGTCGACCACCGCCACGCCGTCCGGCGACGGGCTCCCGGCGGCGAAACCGGCCTCCCTGAGCATCCCGGCGATCGGGGTGCGGACCGACGTGCTCAAGGACCTCGGCCTCACCTCGGGCGGCGAGCTCGAGGTCCCCGGCGACGCCACGACGGTCGGCTGGTTCACCGGCGCGCCGTCACCCGGCGAGGCCGGCCCGGCGGTGCTGGCGGCGCACGTCGACTACAAGCACGTGCCCGGCGCCTTCTCGCGGCTCAAGGAGCTGCACCCGGACGAGCAGGTGCGGGTCGGCCGCTCCGACGGCCGGACCGCGGTCTTCACCGTCTACCGCGTCGACCGCTACGCCAAGGCGGAGTTCCCCACGGACCAGGTCTACGGCGACACGGCCGGCCCCGAACTGCGGCTCATCACCTGCGGCGGGGAGTTCGACCGGTCGAGCGGCAACTACCTCGACAACGTCGTGGTCTACGCGCGGCTCACCGGCGTCGAGGCCTAG
- a CDS encoding calcium-binding protein, whose translation MSLFRRVLTTAAAVAGLALLGPVSLASAQLATPLADNLNCSDFKYQEDAQAVYDQDPSDPNGLDGNPKDGKACESLPHRPQQNTSTPASERPSTTTKTHTAPKSTTTKKSTTGSQVKVKPVGGVATGGGEPDEGAPVVLVLSGALLAAAASGGMVFYLRRRTS comes from the coding sequence GTGTCCTTGTTTCGTCGTGTCCTGACGACGGCCGCGGCCGTCGCCGGGCTCGCTCTTCTCGGTCCCGTTTCCCTCGCCTCCGCGCAGCTCGCGACCCCGCTCGCGGACAACTTGAACTGCTCGGATTTCAAGTACCAGGAAGACGCCCAGGCCGTTTACGACCAGGATCCCTCCGACCCCAACGGATTGGACGGAAACCCCAAGGACGGCAAGGCCTGCGAATCCCTGCCCCACCGCCCGCAGCAGAACACGTCGACCCCGGCGTCCGAGCGGCCGTCGACCACGACGAAGACCCACACCGCCCCGAAATCCACCACCACCAAGAAGTCCACGACGGGCAGCCAGGTCAAGGTGAAGCCGGTCGGCGGCGTGGCCACCGGCGGCGGTGAGCCGGACGAAGGCGCCCCCGTCGTCCTGGTGCTGAGCGGCGCGCTGCTCGCCGCGGCGGCGTCCGGCGGCATGGTGTTCTACCTGCGCCGGCGCACGAGTTGA